A single Struthio camelus isolate bStrCam1 chromosome 6, bStrCam1.hap1, whole genome shotgun sequence DNA region contains:
- the METTL8 gene encoding tRNA N(3)-methylcytidine methyltransferase METTL8, mitochondrial isoform X2: MNFITRFSALCLRKSEMQPRYWSSRRPAVPLGSRILTDPSKVFEHNMWDHMEWSQEEEEHAKDKTAENSLVKVRLEDQDKYEREASKYWNEFYKTHKNNFFKDRNWLFLEFPEILPEKKREELKAEEKSSEPTKINSTSSFPRQDFPGMFEEGKEYWEKNYGEDSTSVQGHTYNKNQARSLTDNPHGKNCREQLSNLESFPGGGATYRILEVGCGAGNSVFPILKVLCNTPGTFLYCCDFASGAVELVKSHSSYNSAWCFAFVHDVCDDALPYPFPDEILDVILLVFVLSAIHPDRMQKVVNRLAKLLKPGGMLLFRDYGRYDTAQLRFKKGHCLSENFYVRGDGTRVYFFTKENR, encoded by the exons ATGAATTTCATTACAAGGTTTTCTGCTTTATGTCTGAGGAAAAGCGAGATGCAGCCGAGGTACTGGAGTAGTAGACGACCAGCTGTTCCACTTGGATCACGGATTTTGACTGATCCTTCTAAGGTTTTTGAGCATAACATGTG GGACCACATGGAGTGGTCACAAGAAGAAGAAGAGCATGCCAAGGACAAAACAGCAGAGAACTCGCTTGTGAAAGTCCGGTTGGAAGACCAAG ataaatATGAGAGAGAAGCCAGTAAATATTGGAATGAATTTTATAAGActcataaaaataactttttcaaggATCGCAATTGGCTGTTTCTGGAGTTCCCAGaaattcttccagaaaaaaagagagaagagttgaaagcagaggaaaaatctTCAGAACCCACAAAAATAAATAGTACCAGCAGTTTTCCTCGCCAGGATTTTCCTGGAATgtttgaggaaggaaaagaatactGGGAGAAAAATTATGGGGAAGACTCTACTTCTGTACAAGGACATACATACAACAAAAACCAAGCAAGATCTCTTACTGACAATCCTCATGGTAAAAACTGTAGAGAACAACTGAGCAATCTAGAATCCTTCCCTGGTGGTGGTGCTACTTACAGGATATTAGAG GTTGGTTGTGGTGCTGGAAATAGTGTCTTTCCTATTTTGAAAGTTCTATG caATACACCTGGTACCTTTCTATACTGTTGTGATTTTGCTTCAGGAGCGGTGGAGCTGGTAAAG TCACATTCGTCCTACAATTCAGCCTGGTGTTTTGCCTTTGTTCACGATGTGTGTGATGATGCTTTACCCTATCCTTTTCCTGATGAGATCCTGGATGTCATTCTCCTTGTCTTTGTGCTCTCTGCTATTCATCCTGACAG GATGCAAAAGGTTGTAAATAGATTGGCTAAACTACTGAAACCTGGAGGAATGTTGTTATTTCGAGACTATGGAAGATATGATACAGCTCAACTTCGTTTTAAAAAAG GTCATTGTTTGTCCGAAAACTTTTATGTACGAGGAGATGGAACCAGAGTTTATTTCTTTACCAAAG AAAACAGATGA
- the METTL8 gene encoding tRNA N(3)-methylcytidine methyltransferase METTL8, mitochondrial isoform X1: MNFITRFSALCLRKSEMQPRYWSSRRPAVPLGSRILTDPSKVFEHNMWDHMEWSQEEEEHAKDKTAENSLVKVRLEDQDKYEREASKYWNEFYKTHKNNFFKDRNWLFLEFPEILPEKKREELKAEEKSSEPTKINSTSSFPRQDFPGMFEEGKEYWEKNYGEDSTSVQGHTYNKNQARSLTDNPHGKNCREQLSNLESFPGGGATYRILEVGCGAGNSVFPILKVLCNTPGTFLYCCDFASGAVELVKSHSSYNSAWCFAFVHDVCDDALPYPFPDEILDVILLVFVLSAIHPDRMQKVVNRLAKLLKPGGMLLFRDYGRYDTAQLRFKKGHCLSENFYVRGDGTRVYFFTKDEVWHVFTLAGLTEVQNLVDRRLQVNRKKKVKMQRVWIQSKFQKPLLLSLSNPEETTKRHPYG; encoded by the exons ATGAATTTCATTACAAGGTTTTCTGCTTTATGTCTGAGGAAAAGCGAGATGCAGCCGAGGTACTGGAGTAGTAGACGACCAGCTGTTCCACTTGGATCACGGATTTTGACTGATCCTTCTAAGGTTTTTGAGCATAACATGTG GGACCACATGGAGTGGTCACAAGAAGAAGAAGAGCATGCCAAGGACAAAACAGCAGAGAACTCGCTTGTGAAAGTCCGGTTGGAAGACCAAG ataaatATGAGAGAGAAGCCAGTAAATATTGGAATGAATTTTATAAGActcataaaaataactttttcaaggATCGCAATTGGCTGTTTCTGGAGTTCCCAGaaattcttccagaaaaaaagagagaagagttgaaagcagaggaaaaatctTCAGAACCCACAAAAATAAATAGTACCAGCAGTTTTCCTCGCCAGGATTTTCCTGGAATgtttgaggaaggaaaagaatactGGGAGAAAAATTATGGGGAAGACTCTACTTCTGTACAAGGACATACATACAACAAAAACCAAGCAAGATCTCTTACTGACAATCCTCATGGTAAAAACTGTAGAGAACAACTGAGCAATCTAGAATCCTTCCCTGGTGGTGGTGCTACTTACAGGATATTAGAG GTTGGTTGTGGTGCTGGAAATAGTGTCTTTCCTATTTTGAAAGTTCTATG caATACACCTGGTACCTTTCTATACTGTTGTGATTTTGCTTCAGGAGCGGTGGAGCTGGTAAAG TCACATTCGTCCTACAATTCAGCCTGGTGTTTTGCCTTTGTTCACGATGTGTGTGATGATGCTTTACCCTATCCTTTTCCTGATGAGATCCTGGATGTCATTCTCCTTGTCTTTGTGCTCTCTGCTATTCATCCTGACAG GATGCAAAAGGTTGTAAATAGATTGGCTAAACTACTGAAACCTGGAGGAATGTTGTTATTTCGAGACTATGGAAGATATGATACAGCTCAACTTCGTTTTAAAAAAG GTCATTGTTTGTCCGAAAACTTTTATGTACGAGGAGATGGAACCAGAGTTTATTTCTTTACCAAAG ATGAGGTATGGCACGTGTTCACCTTGGCTGGATTAACTGAAGTACAGAATTTAGTTGATCGGCGATTGCAagtcaacaggaagaaaaaagtcaaaatgcaGCGAGTCTGGATACAGAGCAAGTTCCAAAAACCGTTGCTGCTATCTCTGAGTAATCCCGAAGAAACTACCAAAAGGCACCCTTATGGCTAA